One Globicephala melas chromosome 6, mGloMel1.2, whole genome shotgun sequence genomic window carries:
- the URM1 gene encoding ubiquitin-related modifier 1: protein MAAPLSVQVEFGGGAELLFDGVKKHQVTLPGQEEPWDIRNLLVWIKKNLLKERPELFIRGDSVRPGILVLINDADWELLGELDYQLQDQDSILFISTLHGG from the exons ATGGCAGCGCCCTTGTCAGTGCAGGTGGAGTTCGG AGGTGGTGCGGAGCTCCTGTTTGACGGTGTGAAGAAGCATCAGGTCACCTTGCCTGGACAGGAGGAACCCT GGGACATCCGGAACCTCCTTGTCTGGATCAAGAAGAACTTGCTAAAAGAGCGGCCGGAGTTGTTCATCCGGGGAGACAGCGT GCGGCCAGGGATTCTGGTGCTGATTAACGATGCCGACTGGGAACTGCTG GGTGAGCTGGACTACCAGCTTCAGGACCAGGACAGCATCCTCTTCATATCCACGCTGCACGGCGGCTAA
- the SLC27A4 gene encoding long-chain fatty acid transport protein 4 isoform X2, protein MLLGASLVGLLLFSKLVLKLPWTQVGFSLLFLYLGSGGWRFVRVFVKTVRRDVFGGLVLLKVKAKVRRYLRERRTVPILFASTVQRHPNKTALIFEGTDTHWTFCQLDDYSSGVANFLQARGLASGDVVALFMENCNEFVGLWLGMAKLGVEAALINTNLRRDALRHCLTSSQARALIFGSEMAPAVLEICASLDPSISLFCTGPWEASAVPAGTEHLDPLLEDAPKHLPSHPNKGFVDKLFYIYTSGTTGLPKAAIVVHSRYYRMAALVYYGFRMRPDDIVYDCLPLYHSAGNIVGIGQCLLHGMTVVIRKKFSASRFWDDCIKYNCTIVQYIGELCRYLLNQPPREAENRHRVRMALGNGLRQSIWTNFCSRFHISQVAEFYGATECNCSLGNFDGQVGACGFNSRILSFVYPIRLVRVNEDTMELIRGPDGVCLPCQPGEPGQLVGAIVQQDPLRRFDGYLNQGANNKKIAKDVFKKGDQAYLTGDVLVMDELGYLYFRDRTGDTFRWKGENVSTTEVEGALSRLLAMADVAVYGVEVPGTEGRAGMAAVANPSGSCDLERLAQLLEKELPLYARPIFLRFLPELHKTGTFKLQKTDLRKEGFDLTVVKDPLFYLDVRKGRYVPLDREAYTRIQAGEEKL, encoded by the exons ATGCTGCTTGGGGCGTCTCTGGTGGGGCTGCTGCTGTTCTCCAAGCTGGTGCTGAAACTGCCCTGGACCCAAGTCGGCTTCTCCCTGCTCTTCCTCTACCTGGGGTCTGGCGGCTGGCGCTTCGTCCGAGTCTTCGTCAAGACCGTCAGGCGTGATGTCTT CGGCGGCCTAGTGCTCCTGAAGGTGAAGGCCAAGGTCCGACGCTACCTGCGGGAGCGGCGCACGGTGCCCATCTTGTTCGCCTCCACGGTCCAGCGCCACCCGAACAAGACGGCCCTGATCTTCGAGGGCACGGACACCCACTGGACCTTCTGCCAGCTGGATGACTACTCAAGCGGCGTGGCCAACTTCCTGCAGGCGCGGGGCCTGGCTTCGGGCGACGTGGTCGCCCTCTTCATGGAGAACTGCAATGAGTTTGTGGGCCTGTGGCTGGGCATGGCCAAGCTGGGTGTGGAGGCGGCGCTCATCAACACCAACCTCCGGCGGGACGCACTGCGCCACTGCCTGACCTCCTCCCAGGCCCGGGCCCTCATCTTTGGCAGCGAGATGGCCCCAG CTGTCCTTGAGATCTGTGCCAGCCTGGACCCCTCCATCAGCCTCTTCTGCACCGGTCCCTGGGAGGCCAGCGCAGTGCCCGCCGGCACGGAGCACCTGGACCCCCTGCTAGAAGATGCCCCCAAGCACCTGCCCAGTCACCCCAACAAGGGCTTCGTAG ataagctCTTCTACATCTACACGTCAGGCACCACAGGGCTGCCCAAAGCTGCCATCGTGGTGCACAGCAG gtATTACCGCATGGCTGCCCTGGTGTACTACGGCTTCCGCATGCGGCCCGACGACATCGTCTACGACTGTCTCCCCCTCTACCACTCTGCAG GAAACATCGTGGGAATCGGGCAGTGCCTGCTCCATGGCATGACGGTGGTGATCCGGAAGAAGTTCTCAGCTTCCCGCTTCTGGGACGATTGTATCAAATACAACTGCACA ATCGTGCAGTACATCGGCGAACTCTGCCGCTACCTCCTGAACCAGCCACCCCGGGAGGCGGAAAACCGGCACCGGGTGCGCATGGCACTCGGCAACGGCCTCCGGCAGTCCATCTGGACCAACTTTTGCAGCCGCTTCCACATTTCCCAGGTGGCCGAGTTTTACGGGGCCACGGAGTGCAACTGCAGCCTGGGCAACTTCGACGGCCAG GTGGGGGCCTGTGGATTCAACAGCCGCATCCTGTCTTTCGTGTACCCCATCCGGCTGGTTCGTGTCAACGAGGACACCATGGAGCTGATCCGGGGGCCTGATGGCGTTTGCCTTCCATGCCAGCCAG GTGAGCCGGGCCAACTGGTGGGCGCCATCGTCCAGCAGGACCCCCTGCGGCGCTTCGACGGCTACCTCAACCAGGGCGCCAACAACAAGAAGATTGCCAAGGATGTCTTCAAGAAGGGGGACCAGGCCTACCTCACCG GCGACGTGCTGGTGATGGACGAGCTGGGCTACCTGTACTTTCGGGACCGCACGGGGGACACCTTCCGCTGGAAAGGCGAGAACGTGTCCACCACGGAGGTGGAGGGCGCGCTCAGCCGCCTGCTGGCCATGGCCGACGTGGCCGTGTATGGCGTCGAGGTGCCAG GAACCGAGGGCCGGGCCGGCATGGCCGCTGTGGCCAACCCCTCCGGCAGCTGTGACCTGGAGCGCTTAGCCCAGCTCCTGGAGAAGGAGCTGCCCCTGTACGCCCGCCCCATCTTCCTGCGCTTCCTGCCTGAGCTGCACAAAACAG ggACCTTCAAGCTACAGAAGACAGACCTGCGGAAGGAGGGCTTTGACCTAACAGTTGTGAAAGACCCACTGTTCTACCTGGATGTCCGGAAGGGCCGCTATGTCCCTCTGGACCGAGAGGCCTACACTCGCATCCAGGCAGGCGAGGAGAAGCTGTGA
- the SLC27A4 gene encoding long-chain fatty acid transport protein 4 isoform X1 — MLLGASLVGLLLFSKLVLKLPWTQVGFSLLFLYLGSGGWRFVRVFVKTVRRDVFGGLVLLKVKAKVRRYLRERRTVPILFASTVQRHPNKTALIFEGTDTHWTFCQLDDYSSGVANFLQARGLASGDVVALFMENCNEFVGLWLGMAKLGVEAALINTNLRRDALRHCLTSSQARALIFGSEMAPAVLEICASLDPSISLFCTGPWEASAVPAGTEHLDPLLEDAPKHLPSHPNKGFVDKLFYIYTSGTTGLPKAAIVVHSRYYRMAALVYYGFRMRPDDIVYDCLPLYHSAGNIVGIGQCLLHGMTVVIRKKFSASRFWDDCIKYNCTIVQYIGELCRYLLNQPPREAENRHRVRMALGNGLRQSIWTNFCSRFHISQVAEFYGATECNCSLGNFDGQVGACGFNSRILSFVYPIRLVRVNEDTMELIRGPDGVCLPCQPGEPGQLVGAIVQQDPLRRFDGYLNQGANNKKIAKDVFKKGDQAYLTGGWAPLPRPLPPLGVGGEGAFHHPPRAPPREPPVPSSPSSPLGDVLVMDELGYLYFRDRTGDTFRWKGENVSTTEVEGALSRLLAMADVAVYGVEVPGTEGRAGMAAVANPSGSCDLERLAQLLEKELPLYARPIFLRFLPELHKTGTFKLQKTDLRKEGFDLTVVKDPLFYLDVRKGRYVPLDREAYTRIQAGEEKL, encoded by the exons ATGCTGCTTGGGGCGTCTCTGGTGGGGCTGCTGCTGTTCTCCAAGCTGGTGCTGAAACTGCCCTGGACCCAAGTCGGCTTCTCCCTGCTCTTCCTCTACCTGGGGTCTGGCGGCTGGCGCTTCGTCCGAGTCTTCGTCAAGACCGTCAGGCGTGATGTCTT CGGCGGCCTAGTGCTCCTGAAGGTGAAGGCCAAGGTCCGACGCTACCTGCGGGAGCGGCGCACGGTGCCCATCTTGTTCGCCTCCACGGTCCAGCGCCACCCGAACAAGACGGCCCTGATCTTCGAGGGCACGGACACCCACTGGACCTTCTGCCAGCTGGATGACTACTCAAGCGGCGTGGCCAACTTCCTGCAGGCGCGGGGCCTGGCTTCGGGCGACGTGGTCGCCCTCTTCATGGAGAACTGCAATGAGTTTGTGGGCCTGTGGCTGGGCATGGCCAAGCTGGGTGTGGAGGCGGCGCTCATCAACACCAACCTCCGGCGGGACGCACTGCGCCACTGCCTGACCTCCTCCCAGGCCCGGGCCCTCATCTTTGGCAGCGAGATGGCCCCAG CTGTCCTTGAGATCTGTGCCAGCCTGGACCCCTCCATCAGCCTCTTCTGCACCGGTCCCTGGGAGGCCAGCGCAGTGCCCGCCGGCACGGAGCACCTGGACCCCCTGCTAGAAGATGCCCCCAAGCACCTGCCCAGTCACCCCAACAAGGGCTTCGTAG ataagctCTTCTACATCTACACGTCAGGCACCACAGGGCTGCCCAAAGCTGCCATCGTGGTGCACAGCAG gtATTACCGCATGGCTGCCCTGGTGTACTACGGCTTCCGCATGCGGCCCGACGACATCGTCTACGACTGTCTCCCCCTCTACCACTCTGCAG GAAACATCGTGGGAATCGGGCAGTGCCTGCTCCATGGCATGACGGTGGTGATCCGGAAGAAGTTCTCAGCTTCCCGCTTCTGGGACGATTGTATCAAATACAACTGCACA ATCGTGCAGTACATCGGCGAACTCTGCCGCTACCTCCTGAACCAGCCACCCCGGGAGGCGGAAAACCGGCACCGGGTGCGCATGGCACTCGGCAACGGCCTCCGGCAGTCCATCTGGACCAACTTTTGCAGCCGCTTCCACATTTCCCAGGTGGCCGAGTTTTACGGGGCCACGGAGTGCAACTGCAGCCTGGGCAACTTCGACGGCCAG GTGGGGGCCTGTGGATTCAACAGCCGCATCCTGTCTTTCGTGTACCCCATCCGGCTGGTTCGTGTCAACGAGGACACCATGGAGCTGATCCGGGGGCCTGATGGCGTTTGCCTTCCATGCCAGCCAG GTGAGCCGGGCCAACTGGTGGGCGCCATCGTCCAGCAGGACCCCCTGCGGCGCTTCGACGGCTACCTCAACCAGGGCGCCAACAACAAGAAGATTGCCAAGGATGTCTTCAAGAAGGGGGACCAGGCCTACCTCACCGGTGGGTGGGCACCTCTCCCTAGGCCTTTGCCGCCCCTCGGGGTCGGGGGGGAAGGGGCCTTTCACCACCCTCCGAGAGCACCTCCCCGGGAACCCCCGGTACCCAGCTCACCCAGCTCCCCTCTAGGCGACGTGCTGGTGATGGACGAGCTGGGCTACCTGTACTTTCGGGACCGCACGGGGGACACCTTCCGCTGGAAAGGCGAGAACGTGTCCACCACGGAGGTGGAGGGCGCGCTCAGCCGCCTGCTGGCCATGGCCGACGTGGCCGTGTATGGCGTCGAGGTGCCAG GAACCGAGGGCCGGGCCGGCATGGCCGCTGTGGCCAACCCCTCCGGCAGCTGTGACCTGGAGCGCTTAGCCCAGCTCCTGGAGAAGGAGCTGCCCCTGTACGCCCGCCCCATCTTCCTGCGCTTCCTGCCTGAGCTGCACAAAACAG ggACCTTCAAGCTACAGAAGACAGACCTGCGGAAGGAGGGCTTTGACCTAACAGTTGTGAAAGACCCACTGTTCTACCTGGATGTCCGGAAGGGCCGCTATGTCCCTCTGGACCGAGAGGCCTACACTCGCATCCAGGCAGGCGAGGAGAAGCTGTGA